In one window of Opitutus sp. GAS368 DNA:
- a CDS encoding aminotransferase class IV, protein MTTPEAGYLRWAMFDGRIAEAATLTVSPLAPGFMFGEGLFETVRVRDARPVFLADHHARLSASLAILGAPPPSAHDGLQAKCLQMIAANSLTDGNLKIAVFRDISGWSELILARAGSYGPELYERGFRLMTVTSGPRNAPLPALKSLNYLGNIRARRAALAAGYNEAVFVDAQGHVLEGATTNVFVVRDRVVWTPPLSRGILPGVMRARVIRILEPAGFSECDISPAALLEADEVFVTNALLGIMPVGQVDQTAFDLGGNPVTRSLQERLG, encoded by the coding sequence ATGACCACGCCCGAAGCCGGTTACCTGCGCTGGGCGATGTTCGACGGTCGCATCGCGGAAGCCGCGACGCTCACGGTGAGCCCGCTGGCCCCGGGATTCATGTTCGGCGAAGGGCTCTTCGAGACCGTGCGGGTGCGGGACGCCCGCCCGGTGTTCTTGGCCGATCATCATGCCCGTCTCTCCGCTTCCCTCGCTATCCTCGGCGCTCCGCCGCCCTCAGCGCATGACGGACTGCAGGCCAAGTGCCTCCAGATGATCGCGGCGAATTCGCTGACGGACGGCAACCTGAAGATCGCCGTTTTCCGTGACATTTCCGGCTGGTCCGAGCTGATTCTGGCCCGGGCGGGCAGCTACGGGCCGGAACTCTATGAAAGGGGCTTCCGGCTCATGACCGTCACGAGCGGACCGCGAAACGCACCGCTACCGGCGCTGAAGTCACTCAACTATCTGGGTAACATTCGCGCGAGGCGGGCCGCCCTTGCCGCCGGTTACAACGAGGCGGTGTTCGTCGATGCCCAGGGGCACGTCCTTGAGGGGGCGACCACGAACGTGTTTGTCGTCCGGGACCGGGTGGTCTGGACGCCTCCCTTGTCGCGCGGAATCCTGCCGGGAGTGATGCGCGCCCGAGTGATCCGGATATTGGAGCCGGCGGGCTTCAGCGAGTGCGATATCAGCCCGGCCGCCCTGCTCGAAGCGGACGAGGTTTTCGTCACGAACGCCCTGCTCGGCATCATGCCGGTGGGTCAGGTTGATCAAACCGCTTTTGATCTCGGCGGCAATCCAGTCACCCGTTCGTTGCAAGAGCGGTTGGGTTAG
- a CDS encoding histidine kinase, translated as MSKETHILLLEDDISDAELVKYALGQSGLAYTMERVETREEFAHRLTGLAPDLILSDYHLPSFDGLLALQMAREKLPDVPFIFVTGTLGEERAIETLKRGASDYVLKTRLSQLVPAVHRALREAGERSERKRAEEKLRESHEQLRALSVYLQYVREEERTRIAREVHDELGQALTSLKLDLSWLLGRQPAGQRPLHDKIKAMSRHIDTTIHAVRRIATELRPGILDDLGLVAALEWQANDFQGRTGIECDVASTLRDDEPLDADLNTAFFRIFQETLTNIMRHANATKVVVRSSEEQGSVLLTVQDNGRGITAAEIHDTRSIGLVGMGERAALLGGEVTFQGGPGKGTTVTVKIPRSHPPPRSIVSHENPDRGRPRRGAPRLEANLGR; from the coding sequence GTGAGCAAGGAGACGCACATTCTGCTGCTGGAGGACGACATCTCGGATGCCGAGCTGGTGAAATATGCCCTGGGCCAGAGCGGCCTGGCCTACACCATGGAGCGCGTCGAGACCCGGGAGGAGTTCGCGCACCGGCTGACGGGCCTCGCGCCCGACCTGATCCTGTCCGACTACCATCTCCCGTCCTTCGACGGGTTGCTGGCGCTGCAAATGGCGCGCGAAAAACTGCCCGACGTGCCCTTCATCTTCGTCACCGGCACGCTGGGCGAGGAGCGCGCGATCGAGACCCTGAAGCGCGGCGCTTCCGACTATGTGCTCAAGACCCGGCTCTCCCAGCTCGTGCCCGCCGTGCACCGCGCCCTGCGCGAGGCCGGCGAGCGCTCCGAGCGGAAACGCGCGGAGGAAAAGCTGCGCGAGTCGCACGAGCAGCTCCGCGCCCTGTCGGTCTACCTGCAGTATGTCCGCGAGGAGGAGCGCACCCGCATCGCCCGCGAGGTGCATGACGAGCTGGGGCAGGCCCTCACCAGCCTGAAGCTCGACCTCTCCTGGCTGCTCGGCCGCCAGCCCGCCGGCCAACGGCCGCTGCACGACAAGATCAAGGCCATGTCCCGGCACATCGACACGACCATCCACGCCGTGCGCCGGATCGCCACGGAGCTGCGCCCCGGCATCCTCGACGACCTCGGGCTCGTGGCCGCGCTGGAGTGGCAGGCCAACGATTTCCAGGGCCGCACCGGCATCGAATGCGACGTGGCCAGCACGCTGCGCGATGACGAGCCGCTCGACGCCGACCTCAACACCGCATTCTTCCGCATTTTCCAGGAGACGCTCACCAACATCATGCGGCATGCCAACGCGACGAAGGTGGTCGTCCGTTCCAGCGAGGAGCAGGGGAGCGTGCTCCTCACGGTCCAGGACAACGGCCGCGGCATCACCGCCGCGGAGATCCACGACACGCGGTCCATCGGGCTCGTGGGCATGGGTGAGCGCGCCGCGCTGCTCGGCGGCGAGGTCACCTTCCAGGGCGGGCCCGGCAAGGGCACCACGGTCACCGTCAAGATTCCGCGGTCGCATCCGCCACCGCGGAGCATTGTTTCCCATGAAAATCCTGATCGCGGACGACCACGCCGTGGTGCGCCAAGGCTTGAAGCAAATCTTGGCCGATGA
- a CDS encoding nuclear transport factor 2 family protein, with protein sequence MTLKNACRLTLLLSATVCASVALAADETERSEAGVRAVEAKWVQAFLNGDEAYLGKLLDDGYVSVNLNGVARPKAAIIALAQKIAAMPSRPAATAPHSKITVLGDAAIVVDMQPDQVAVDVFHYTDGVWHAWYSQHTAVAKKP encoded by the coding sequence ATGACCCTAAAAAACGCATGTCGGTTGACCCTTTTATTGTCGGCGACGGTTTGCGCATCTGTGGCGCTGGCGGCGGACGAAACAGAAAGGAGCGAAGCAGGTGTCCGGGCCGTTGAGGCCAAGTGGGTGCAGGCGTTTCTGAACGGCGATGAAGCCTACTTGGGCAAACTCCTCGACGACGGCTACGTGTCCGTCAATTTGAATGGCGTGGCCCGTCCGAAGGCCGCGATCATTGCGCTGGCCCAAAAGATTGCGGCAATGCCGAGCCGCCCTGCAGCGACCGCGCCGCATTCGAAAATCACGGTCTTGGGCGACGCGGCCATCGTGGTGGACATGCAACCGGATCAGGTGGCCGTTGATGTGTTCCACTACACCGACGGTGTGTGGCACGCGTGGTATTCGCAGCACACGGCAGTGGCCAAGAAGCCGTAG
- a CDS encoding response regulator transcription factor produces MKILIADDHAVVRQGLKQILADEFSRAAFGEAGTAQEAIAKVWEQEWDVVVLDITMPGRSGLEVLGEIRKSRPRLPVLVLSMHPEDQFALRMLKSGAAGYMTKESAPEALVGAIKKVLAGGRYVSPALAEQMAAYLGTDVQKPPHERLSDREFLVLRLIASGKTVSQIADQLALSVKTISTYRARILEKMLMQSNAELTHYAIQNRLVE; encoded by the coding sequence ATGAAAATCCTGATCGCGGACGACCACGCCGTGGTGCGCCAAGGCTTGAAGCAAATCTTGGCCGATGAGTTCAGCCGCGCGGCGTTTGGCGAAGCCGGCACCGCGCAGGAGGCCATTGCCAAGGTCTGGGAGCAGGAGTGGGATGTCGTGGTGCTCGACATCACGATGCCCGGCCGCAGCGGCCTCGAGGTGCTCGGGGAGATCCGCAAGTCGCGCCCGCGCCTGCCGGTGCTCGTGCTCAGCATGCACCCGGAGGACCAGTTTGCCCTGCGCATGCTCAAGAGCGGCGCCGCCGGCTACATGACCAAGGAGAGCGCGCCCGAAGCGCTGGTGGGCGCGATCAAAAAGGTGCTGGCCGGCGGCCGCTACGTGAGCCCGGCCCTCGCCGAGCAGATGGCCGCCTACCTCGGCACCGACGTGCAGAAGCCCCCGCACGAGCGGCTGTCCGACCGGGAATTCCTGGTCCTGCGCCTCATCGCCTCGGGCAAGACGGTGAGCCAGATCGCGGACCAGCTGGCGCTGAGCGTGAAGACCATCAGCACCTACCGGGCGCGCATCCTGGAGAAGATGCTCATGCAGTCGAACGCCGAACTCACCCATTACGCCATCCAGAACCGGCTGGTGGAATAA
- a CDS encoding SLBB domain-containing protein, producing MKKCFQLPLASLIVLLSGGCAGLGPSGERPAALAPGNPAGEARTPGAELLRPSEKVFTLGPGDRLEIEIAGDPASRTATLVGPDGKIYYQVLPGIDVWGLSLAQAREALEHALADLYREVPRVTITLREVGSKQVWLLGRLTAPGLYPLTGPTTLLEAIARAGGPAPTPVFATLTLGGTATFAGGSDEAADLRNAFVVRGGRLLPVDFSRLLRQGDMAQNIYLEPDDLVYLPSAVSQEVYVLGAVSQPKAVSCTERTTLLGAIAGAGGTIKDAYLSHVAVVRGGVGAPQITVLDYQDIVHGRVPDVRLEPNDIVYVPLAPYRTITRYLDLILTTFARTVGVNAGARAVSRGQAVGISVPVGP from the coding sequence ATGAAAAAGTGCTTTCAACTGCCTCTCGCCAGCCTGATCGTCCTGCTGTCGGGCGGTTGTGCGGGCCTCGGCCCGTCCGGTGAACGGCCGGCGGCGCTGGCCCCCGGCAATCCGGCCGGTGAAGCCCGGACTCCCGGCGCCGAATTGCTGCGGCCCTCCGAGAAAGTCTTCACGCTCGGGCCGGGCGACCGGCTGGAGATTGAGATCGCCGGCGATCCCGCCTCGCGCACGGCCACGCTGGTCGGCCCCGACGGCAAGATCTATTACCAGGTGCTGCCCGGCATCGATGTGTGGGGCCTGAGCCTCGCCCAGGCCCGGGAGGCGCTGGAGCATGCGCTGGCGGACCTTTACCGCGAGGTGCCGCGGGTGACGATCACGTTGCGTGAGGTGGGCAGCAAGCAGGTGTGGCTGCTCGGCCGGTTGACCGCACCGGGACTATACCCGTTGACGGGGCCCACCACGCTGCTGGAGGCGATTGCGCGCGCCGGCGGGCCGGCGCCCACGCCGGTGTTTGCCACGCTGACCTTGGGCGGCACGGCGACCTTCGCCGGCGGCAGCGATGAGGCGGCGGACCTGCGCAATGCCTTTGTCGTGCGTGGCGGACGGCTTTTGCCGGTGGATTTCTCCCGGCTGCTCCGCCAGGGCGACATGGCGCAGAACATCTATCTCGAGCCCGATGACCTGGTCTACCTGCCGTCGGCGGTTTCGCAGGAGGTGTATGTGCTCGGGGCGGTCAGCCAGCCCAAGGCCGTCAGCTGCACGGAGCGCACGACGCTGCTCGGGGCGATCGCCGGCGCGGGTGGGACGATCAAGGACGCCTACCTTTCACACGTCGCGGTCGTGCGCGGCGGGGTGGGGGCGCCGCAGATCACCGTGCTGGACTACCAGGACATTGTGCACGGCCGGGTGCCGGACGTGCGGCTGGAACCAAATGACATTGTCTACGTGCCGCTCGCACCCTACCGCACCATCACCCGCTACCTCGACCTGATCCTCACGACCTTCGCCCGCACCGTCGGCGTCAACGCCGGGGCCCGCGCCGTGTCGCGCGGCCAGGCCGTGGGCATCAGCGTGCCCGTCGGGCCGTGA
- a CDS encoding response regulator codes for MSRRNLILVADDDENDLRMTLEALAHRGTDLEVRTVHDGAEALDYLYGREAFKDRPTGNPGMLLLDLNMPRIDGWEVLRRIKTDAALRTIPVIVFTSSSRDHDVDQCYELGANAYVVKPIDFRQFTEVVRDIQHFWTECNRPPGPLHAVETAPGPVGARAGNNA; via the coding sequence ATGAGCCGGCGCAACCTGATCCTGGTCGCCGACGACGACGAAAACGACCTCCGGATGACCCTGGAGGCCCTGGCCCATCGCGGCACCGACCTGGAGGTGCGCACGGTCCACGACGGCGCGGAGGCGCTCGACTACCTTTACGGCCGCGAGGCGTTCAAGGACCGCCCGACCGGCAACCCCGGGATGCTGTTGCTCGACCTGAACATGCCGCGGATCGACGGCTGGGAGGTGCTGCGCCGGATCAAGACCGACGCCGCGCTCCGCACCATCCCCGTGATCGTGTTCACCTCCTCGTCCCGGGACCACGACGTGGACCAGTGCTATGAGCTGGGGGCCAACGCCTACGTGGTGAAGCCGATCGATTTCCGCCAATTCACCGAGGTGGTGCGCGACATCCAGCATTTCTGGACCGAGTGCAACCGTCCGCCGGGTCCGCTTCACGCCGTGGAGACGGCCCCCGGGCCGGTCGGGGCCAGGGCGGGCAACAACGCGTGA
- a CDS encoding polysaccharide biosynthesis/export family protein yields MNASVDPDPARPNFPPPPARWNGRAAPLPAPAKSSVQDFWPLMVAVAQHWSWLAAAAVAGLLLGAQGGRMLWSTGYTAVAQIIRYETPDPQLFQPRQIATPTLASMIDSVEVHARVGAQSKPPLSAGAVAAVLRITPERNSDILNVAISGQDLPAAVALANRYAAEAVHFTQQLQSQEAGDASHYLEQQLTKVESEITALNAKFRTLPPAALKAAALPRPTLLLTRLDEAREQLADLLARYTEAHPLVQEQKARLAALEQQVAQLANRPAVAPGGGGAPDPTAASGAAMDAAMAGGDVEIMREVSKALEGQRLVLAGRLRLTKMLQDNPPGYYRIFAPATPEHAVVNHPAAKIGFLAVLGGLFGVVLTVGVVLGIELFDRRLKTAADVRRVTRLPVLASLGHLGRMPVAAQIQWGFRTWTALQNRLSESPNQGLVCGITSSSAGEGRSVWVRLLAEAATQCGFRVLTISTRPSPDGNLKQAEAAPSSPSAPPAAWPAPTALAANVLSSPAEIAQQLVNPDGPPHVHIPLPGWVWNLERRKEWLAALGHWRTLDNVVILVELPPASAPESVLLAQNLPNLVWLVDGTIAGAPETCAQLETLRHARCNVVGAVINREATPVSTDRLARWLPNLAALLLVAVLVAPTGARAQPAAEAPPAPPAAPESLSVVSPRQRADWQKQLTLGPGDVLRLALYNEPTLTQPAVTIQPDGRISFLEARDVTVAGLTVDEARARLDTELANYRRAPRTMVAPMELHSKKYFMLGKVAQKGVFTLDRPMTVVEAVARAKGFETGLAGRNVVDLADLSRSFLVRGGHRAPVNFERLFTAGDLAQNIAVEPGDYFYFPPADLPEVYLLGELQSPGPVTYTANLTAARAIAGRGGLTPKAWWRQVLVVRGSLDHPQTFVVNLTDVLAAKAPDLALQPRDIVFVSARPWFKAEELLDDVATAFAQSVVVFWTTDKVVPVVR; encoded by the coding sequence ATGAATGCCAGCGTCGATCCCGACCCAGCCCGTCCGAACTTTCCCCCGCCGCCCGCCCGATGGAACGGCCGGGCGGCCCCGCTGCCCGCGCCCGCCAAGTCCTCCGTCCAGGATTTCTGGCCGCTGATGGTGGCGGTGGCGCAGCACTGGTCCTGGCTGGCCGCCGCCGCGGTGGCCGGGTTGTTGCTCGGGGCGCAGGGCGGCCGGATGCTCTGGTCCACCGGTTACACGGCCGTCGCGCAGATCATCCGTTACGAGACCCCCGACCCGCAGCTTTTCCAGCCCCGCCAGATCGCGACCCCCACGCTCGCCAGCATGATCGATTCGGTCGAGGTGCACGCGCGCGTGGGCGCCCAGTCCAAGCCCCCTCTCTCCGCCGGGGCGGTGGCCGCCGTGTTGCGCATCACGCCGGAACGCAACAGCGACATTCTCAACGTGGCCATCTCCGGCCAGGACCTGCCCGCGGCGGTCGCGCTGGCCAACCGCTACGCGGCGGAGGCGGTGCACTTCACCCAGCAGCTGCAGTCGCAAGAGGCGGGCGATGCCAGCCATTATCTCGAGCAGCAGCTCACCAAGGTGGAAAGCGAGATCACCGCGCTCAACGCCAAGTTCCGCACGTTGCCCCCGGCGGCGCTCAAGGCCGCGGCCCTGCCCCGCCCGACGCTGTTGCTGACCAGGCTCGACGAGGCGCGGGAGCAGCTGGCGGACCTGCTGGCCCGCTATACCGAGGCCCATCCGCTCGTGCAGGAGCAAAAGGCCCGCCTCGCCGCGCTGGAGCAGCAGGTCGCCCAGCTGGCCAACCGGCCGGCGGTCGCGCCCGGCGGCGGCGGCGCGCCGGACCCGACCGCCGCCTCCGGGGCGGCGATGGACGCCGCCATGGCGGGCGGGGACGTCGAGATCATGCGCGAGGTCAGCAAGGCCCTCGAGGGTCAGCGTCTGGTGCTGGCCGGCCGGCTCCGGCTCACGAAAATGCTGCAGGACAATCCGCCGGGTTATTACCGGATCTTCGCCCCGGCCACGCCCGAACATGCGGTGGTCAATCATCCCGCGGCCAAGATCGGCTTCCTTGCCGTCCTGGGCGGTCTGTTCGGCGTGGTGCTCACCGTCGGCGTGGTGCTGGGCATCGAGCTCTTCGACCGCCGGTTGAAAACCGCGGCCGACGTGCGCCGCGTCACCCGCCTGCCTGTGCTGGCCAGCCTCGGACACCTGGGACGCATGCCGGTGGCGGCGCAGATCCAGTGGGGCTTCCGCACTTGGACGGCGCTGCAGAACCGGCTCAGCGAGTCGCCCAACCAGGGCCTCGTCTGCGGTATCACTTCCTCGAGCGCCGGCGAGGGCCGCTCGGTCTGGGTGCGCCTGCTCGCGGAGGCGGCGACGCAGTGCGGCTTCCGGGTGCTCACCATTTCCACGCGTCCGTCGCCCGACGGCAACCTCAAGCAGGCCGAGGCCGCGCCCTCATCCCCGTCCGCGCCGCCCGCGGCCTGGCCGGCGCCGACCGCCCTGGCCGCAAATGTGCTGAGTTCCCCCGCGGAGATCGCCCAGCAGCTGGTCAATCCCGACGGCCCGCCGCATGTGCACATCCCGCTGCCGGGCTGGGTATGGAATCTCGAGCGGCGCAAGGAATGGCTGGCCGCCCTCGGGCACTGGCGGACGCTGGACAACGTCGTCATCCTCGTCGAACTGCCGCCCGCCTCGGCTCCCGAATCGGTGCTGCTGGCGCAGAACCTGCCCAACCTCGTCTGGCTGGTGGACGGCACCATTGCCGGGGCGCCCGAGACCTGTGCGCAGCTCGAGACCCTGCGTCATGCCCGTTGCAACGTCGTCGGGGCCGTCATCAACCGCGAGGCCACGCCCGTGTCCACCGACCGCCTTGCCCGCTGGCTGCCCAACCTGGCGGCGCTGCTGCTGGTGGCGGTCCTGGTCGCACCCACCGGGGCGCGGGCTCAGCCGGCGGCCGAGGCGCCGCCCGCACCACCGGCGGCCCCCGAGTCCCTTTCGGTGGTATCCCCGCGGCAACGGGCTGACTGGCAGAAGCAGCTCACGCTCGGCCCGGGTGACGTGCTGCGCCTCGCCCTCTACAACGAGCCGACCCTGACCCAGCCGGCGGTCACGATCCAGCCGGACGGGCGCATCAGCTTTCTGGAGGCGCGCGATGTGACCGTCGCCGGGCTCACCGTGGACGAGGCCCGCGCCAGGCTCGATACCGAGCTGGCCAACTACCGCCGGGCGCCGCGGACGATGGTCGCGCCGATGGAGTTGCACAGCAAAAAATATTTCATGCTCGGCAAGGTCGCGCAAAAGGGCGTGTTCACGCTCGACCGGCCGATGACCGTCGTCGAGGCGGTGGCGCGGGCCAAGGGCTTCGAGACCGGGCTGGCCGGGCGCAATGTCGTGGATCTGGCCGACCTCTCGCGCAGTTTCCTGGTCCGCGGCGGGCACCGGGCGCCGGTGAACTTCGAGCGACTCTTCACGGCGGGCGATCTGGCGCAGAACATCGCGGTCGAGCCCGGCGATTATTTCTATTTTCCGCCGGCGGATCTGCCGGAGGTCTACCTGCTCGGCGAGTTGCAGTCGCCGGGCCCCGTCACCTACACGGCAAACCTCACGGCGGCCCGCGCCATCGCGGGGCGCGGCGGCCTCACGCCCAAGGCGTGGTGGCGGCAGGTGCTCGTGGTGCGCGGCTCGCTGGACCATCCGCAGACCTTCGTCGTCAACCTGACCGACGTGCTCGCGGCCAAGGCGCCGGACCTGGCGCTGCAGCCGCGCGACATCGTGTTCGTGAGCGCGCGGCCGTGGTTCAAGGCCGAGGAATTGCTCGACGACGTGGCGACCGCCTTCGCCCAGTCCGTGGTGGTCTTCTGGACCACCGACAAGGTCGTGCCCGTGGTGCGATGA
- a CDS encoding PAS domain S-box protein, producing MKKEINVLIIEDVPADVVIINHELRRGGLSFRSKRVGTKEEFLEELRSGPPDLILSDHGLPQFDGFSALAIAQNQCPEVPFLFVTGSMGEEVAIESLKSGATDYVLKNRLTGLVPAVTRALRLAEERRKRVEAEHALGLSEEHFRNLVEGVRDYAIFMLDTAGNITTWNTGAEWIMGYPAAEIVGRSHECMFLASDVAAGQPGKLLRLAENKGRSEREGWRLRKGGARFWANTVVSTLRNPEGGLRGFAVITRDITTHKEVEAVLARLAAIVQGSDDAIISKTLEGIITSWNHGAEKIFGYTAEEAVGRSIVMLLPPERSEEELSTLSKLARGEKVEHFETVRVTKDGRRIDVSEGISPIKDDTGRVIGAAKIARDITQQKLAQEQLRRAEARNTAILQAALDAVITIDRESIVHDWNTAAERMFGYPRAEAIGRNVDALIIPSTLLQVYRDGLAQYLILGAGSLIGRPIELTARRANGAELAIELGITPIAASEPPLYTAIIRDISARKETEAEIRRLNVELEQRVRARTAELEAANQELESFSYSVSHDLRAPLRHITGFIEMLQARAAPALDEESQRLARSIADSAARMTRLIDALLGFSRLGRADLRKIRVSLAALVRGAQRELRSEMHDRKIEWISGPLPDVDGDPALLQQVLINLLANALKYTRPREVARIEVGAKADAREVVCFVRDNGVGFDMRYADKLFGVFQRLHHPSEFEGTGIGLANVRLIVHRHGGRSWAEGTVNEGATFFFSLPVAAAPVP from the coding sequence ATGAAGAAGGAAATCAACGTCCTGATAATCGAAGATGTGCCCGCCGACGTGGTGATCATCAACCACGAGCTGCGGCGGGGCGGGCTTTCCTTCCGTTCCAAGCGCGTGGGCACGAAGGAGGAATTCCTCGAGGAGCTGCGCAGCGGACCGCCCGACCTCATCCTCTCCGACCACGGGCTGCCGCAGTTCGACGGTTTTTCGGCCCTCGCCATCGCCCAAAACCAGTGCCCGGAGGTGCCCTTCCTTTTTGTCACCGGCTCGATGGGCGAGGAAGTCGCCATCGAAAGCCTCAAGAGCGGGGCCACGGATTACGTCCTGAAGAACCGGCTGACCGGCCTGGTGCCCGCCGTGACCCGCGCCCTGCGCCTGGCGGAGGAACGGCGCAAGCGGGTGGAGGCGGAGCATGCGCTCGGCCTGAGTGAGGAGCACTTCCGGAACCTGGTCGAGGGCGTCAGGGATTATGCCATCTTCATGCTGGACACGGCGGGCAACATCACGACCTGGAACACCGGCGCGGAGTGGATCATGGGCTACCCGGCCGCGGAGATCGTCGGGCGTTCGCACGAGTGCATGTTCCTCGCCTCCGACGTGGCCGCCGGTCAGCCGGGCAAGCTGCTGCGCCTGGCGGAAAACAAGGGCCGCAGCGAGCGCGAGGGCTGGCGCCTGCGCAAGGGCGGGGCGCGTTTCTGGGCCAACACGGTGGTGAGCACCCTGCGGAACCCCGAGGGCGGGTTGCGCGGCTTCGCGGTCATCACCCGCGACATCACCACGCACAAGGAAGTCGAGGCGGTGCTGGCCCGGCTGGCGGCCATCGTCCAGGGCTCGGACGACGCCATCATCAGCAAGACCCTCGAGGGCATCATCACCAGCTGGAATCACGGGGCGGAGAAGATTTTCGGCTACACGGCGGAGGAGGCCGTCGGCCGGTCCATCGTGATGCTGCTGCCGCCCGAGCGGAGCGAGGAGGAGCTCTCCACCCTGTCGAAGCTCGCGCGCGGGGAGAAGGTCGAGCATTTCGAGACGGTGCGGGTGACCAAGGACGGGCGGCGGATCGACGTGTCGGAGGGCATATCCCCGATCAAGGACGACACCGGCCGGGTCATCGGCGCCGCCAAGATCGCCCGCGACATCACCCAGCAGAAACTGGCGCAGGAGCAATTGCGGCGGGCCGAGGCCCGGAACACGGCGATCCTGCAGGCGGCCCTGGATGCGGTCATCACCATCGACCGGGAAAGCATCGTGCACGACTGGAACACCGCGGCGGAGCGCATGTTCGGCTACCCGCGGGCGGAGGCCATCGGCCGGAACGTCGATGCGCTCATCATCCCGTCCACGCTGCTGCAGGTTTATCGCGACGGGCTCGCGCAATACCTGATCCTCGGGGCCGGCAGTCTCATCGGCCGGCCGATCGAGCTGACCGCCCGCCGCGCCAACGGGGCGGAACTCGCCATCGAGCTCGGTATCACGCCGATCGCCGCCTCCGAGCCGCCGCTCTACACGGCCATCATCCGGGACATCAGCGCCCGCAAGGAAACCGAGGCCGAGATCCGCCGGTTGAACGTCGAGCTCGAGCAGCGCGTGCGCGCCCGCACCGCCGAGCTCGAGGCCGCGAACCAGGAACTCGAATCGTTCAGCTACTCCGTGTCGCACGACCTGCGGGCCCCGTTGCGCCACATCACCGGCTTCATCGAGATGCTCCAGGCCCGCGCGGCCCCGGCCCTGGACGAGGAGAGCCAGCGCCTGGCCCGGAGCATCGCCGATTCGGCGGCCCGCATGACGCGCCTGATCGACGCCCTGCTCGGGTTCTCCCGGCTGGGCCGCGCCGACCTGCGCAAGATCCGCGTCTCGCTCGCCGCCCTGGTCCGGGGCGCGCAGCGGGAGCTGCGCAGCGAGATGCACGACCGGAAGATCGAGTGGATCAGCGGCCCCCTGCCGGACGTGGACGGGGATCCGGCGCTGCTGCAACAGGTGCTGATCAACCTGCTCGCCAACGCCCTGAAATACACCCGGCCGCGGGAGGTGGCACGCATCGAGGTCGGGGCCAAGGCCGACGCGCGGGAGGTGGTCTGCTTCGTGCGCGACAACGGGGTCGGCTTCGACATGCGGTATGCGGACAAGCTTTTCGGCGTGTTCCAGCGGCTGCACCATCCTTCGGAATTCGAGGGCACGGGCATCGGCCTGGCCAACGTGCGCCTCATCGTCCACCGGCATGGCGGCCGCAGCTGGGCCGAGGGCACGGTGAACGAGGGAGCCACGTTCTTTTTCTCGCTGCCGGTCGCGGCGGCCCCCGTCCCATGA